The Oreochromis niloticus isolate F11D_XX linkage group LG13, O_niloticus_UMD_NMBU, whole genome shotgun sequence genome has a window encoding:
- the LOC106097322 gene encoding uncharacterized protein LOC106097322 isoform X1 has translation MLHHIYTTTKIKLLDSSPVVLTHSQCSCVAGAVMCNHTVALLFQTAHYSQLRVPVVPPVHSCTESEQQWHKPRTVGVKPGPINSMIFTKPVPNRMAQTGVRSGFYRGIVGPLPDPCLFRITEAYAKFNIEDRPLVTTMNMRPDKPLVESAFGLVQEGSVLSYQQPVLTTRYITLHRDAPPTLHLPLEGYDILPSDCVFVCSEEELLHLKSLSVTLEMAHKIEEATREQSSSSEWHQLRRPRVTASRFREVCHVRGQSSAESLAERILKGIRQTADMRRATEMEPAIAADYSRLMNVNYSPCGLVIHPIAPWLAASPDGVVFDPNEYPQFGLVEFKCPNVQNFIDCKYVQMEYGTPKLKKSHTYYWQVQGQLLISGMQWCDFVVWAQEDYLVQRIYMDTDVHNAIREKADYFFFYIV, from the exons ATGCTGCATCATATATACACAACTACTAAG ATTAAGCTTCTGGATTCATCGCCGGTGGTACTGACACATAGCCAGTGCTCCTGTGTGGCAGGCGCTGTTATGTGCAATCACACTGTGGCACTGCTCTTCCAAACAGCACACTACTCACAACTCAGAGTGCCGGTTGTCCCCCCTGTGCATAGCTGCACGGAATCTGAACAGCAATGGCACAAGCCACGGACAGTG GGTGTGAAGCCAGGACCCATCAACTCCATGATCTTCACTAAGCCGGTACCAAATAGGATGGCCCAGACTGGAGTACG gaGTGGCTTCTACAGAGGCATTGTGGGTCCGTTACCAGATCCCTGCTTGTTCAGAATAACGGAGGCATATGCAAAATTTAATATTGAGGACAGACCACTTGTGACCACAATGAACATGAGACCTGATAAGCCCCTTGTGGAAAGTGCCTTTGGGCTGGTGCAGGAGGGCAGTGTTCTGTCATATCAGCAGCCGGTTTTGACAACCCGGTACATCACACTACACCGTGATGCACCACCAACACTGCACTTGCCTCTGGAGGGGTATGACATCTTGCCATcagattgtgtgtttgtgtgttcagaaGAAGAGCTTCTGCATCTGAAAAGCTTGTCTGTAACTCTGGAAATGGCTCACAAAATAGAGGAAGCTACACGTGAGCAAAGCTCTTCGTCTGAGTGGCATCAGCTCCGCAGGCCCAGAGTGACTGCCTCTAGGTTTCGGGAGGTGTGTCACGTCAGAGGCCAGAGCTCGGCAGAGTCACTAGCAGAGCGTATATTGAAGGGAATAAGGCAGACAGCAGACATGAGGAGAGCAACTGAGATGGAGCCTGCAATAGCAGCAGACTATAGTAGGCTAATGAATGTTAACTACTCACCCTGTGGTCTGGTCATTCACCCCATTGCCCCCTGGCTTGCTGCATCTCCTGATGGTGTTGTTTTTGACCCCAATGAATACCCCCAGTTTGGCCTTGTGGAATTCAAATGTCCCAATGTACAAAACTTTATTGACTGCAAATATGTGCAAATGGAATATGGTACCCCTAAACTAAAAAAGAGCCACACATATTACTGGCAAGTGCAAGGACAACTGCTCATCAGCGGGATGCAGTGGTGTGACTTTGTTGTGTGGGCACAAGAGGACTACCTAGTGCAAAGAATATACATGGATACAGATGTGCACAATGCAATCAGAGAAAAGGCTGACTACTTCTTTTTTTACATAGTGTAG
- the LOC106097322 gene encoding uncharacterized protein LOC106097322 isoform X2, giving the protein MCNHTVALLFQTAHYSQLRVPVVPPVHSCTESEQQWHKPRTVGVKPGPINSMIFTKPVPNRMAQTGVRSGFYRGIVGPLPDPCLFRITEAYAKFNIEDRPLVTTMNMRPDKPLVESAFGLVQEGSVLSYQQPVLTTRYITLHRDAPPTLHLPLEGYDILPSDCVFVCSEEELLHLKSLSVTLEMAHKIEEATREQSSSSEWHQLRRPRVTASRFREVCHVRGQSSAESLAERILKGIRQTADMRRATEMEPAIAADYSRLMNVNYSPCGLVIHPIAPWLAASPDGVVFDPNEYPQFGLVEFKCPNVQNFIDCKYVQMEYGTPKLKKSHTYYWQVQGQLLISGMQWCDFVVWAQEDYLVQRIYMDTDVHNAIREKADYFFFYIV; this is encoded by the exons ATGTGCAATCACACTGTGGCACTGCTCTTCCAAACAGCACACTACTCACAACTCAGAGTGCCGGTTGTCCCCCCTGTGCATAGCTGCACGGAATCTGAACAGCAATGGCACAAGCCACGGACAGTG GGTGTGAAGCCAGGACCCATCAACTCCATGATCTTCACTAAGCCGGTACCAAATAGGATGGCCCAGACTGGAGTACG gaGTGGCTTCTACAGAGGCATTGTGGGTCCGTTACCAGATCCCTGCTTGTTCAGAATAACGGAGGCATATGCAAAATTTAATATTGAGGACAGACCACTTGTGACCACAATGAACATGAGACCTGATAAGCCCCTTGTGGAAAGTGCCTTTGGGCTGGTGCAGGAGGGCAGTGTTCTGTCATATCAGCAGCCGGTTTTGACAACCCGGTACATCACACTACACCGTGATGCACCACCAACACTGCACTTGCCTCTGGAGGGGTATGACATCTTGCCATcagattgtgtgtttgtgtgttcagaaGAAGAGCTTCTGCATCTGAAAAGCTTGTCTGTAACTCTGGAAATGGCTCACAAAATAGAGGAAGCTACACGTGAGCAAAGCTCTTCGTCTGAGTGGCATCAGCTCCGCAGGCCCAGAGTGACTGCCTCTAGGTTTCGGGAGGTGTGTCACGTCAGAGGCCAGAGCTCGGCAGAGTCACTAGCAGAGCGTATATTGAAGGGAATAAGGCAGACAGCAGACATGAGGAGAGCAACTGAGATGGAGCCTGCAATAGCAGCAGACTATAGTAGGCTAATGAATGTTAACTACTCACCCTGTGGTCTGGTCATTCACCCCATTGCCCCCTGGCTTGCTGCATCTCCTGATGGTGTTGTTTTTGACCCCAATGAATACCCCCAGTTTGGCCTTGTGGAATTCAAATGTCCCAATGTACAAAACTTTATTGACTGCAAATATGTGCAAATGGAATATGGTACCCCTAAACTAAAAAAGAGCCACACATATTACTGGCAAGTGCAAGGACAACTGCTCATCAGCGGGATGCAGTGGTGTGACTTTGTTGTGTGGGCACAAGAGGACTACCTAGTGCAAAGAATATACATGGATACAGATGTGCACAATGCAATCAGAGAAAAGGCTGACTACTTCTTTTTTTACATAGTGTAG